One stretch of Aeromicrobium fastidiosum DNA includes these proteins:
- a CDS encoding APC family permease gives MAQVGGEPHDETREELKADAIGFVDALVIGLNATSPAYSIAAVIGPLVVIAGVHAPGIMLASFVPMLLIASAFFYLNKVDSDCGTTFSWVTRAMGPWAGWLGGWAITMTGVLVVGSLADVGVSFTLRGFGLDDDADTAWLRQGLAVVLILVMTAICVAGTEGSAKLQNVLILAQVVFLLVFAVAAFYQVYADQSSLESIRPSLDWLNPFSVGGSALTSGLLLGVFIYWGWESAVNLTEETSGSASAPGLAGIWSTVILLVTYLAVAFAVVAYAGTQFLVDNADEEEFIFPLLATEVLGQWDWIVYFAVATSAIASTQTTIIPASRTALSMARRAALPSTFGHIHPRFRTPDVSTWWVAGIAIAWYLVVNQLSENALFDSLSALSLLIAFYYALTGIACAVYYRRHLTESVRNFLLIGLGPVVGALLLIWLLVAAVRDLSDPANSYSETSWFGLGPPLVIGIGIAVAGVVLMVWWRFVSPRFWLERPGVADPDLVHGKES, from the coding sequence GTGGCACAGGTGGGCGGCGAACCGCATGACGAGACTCGCGAAGAGCTCAAGGCCGATGCGATCGGCTTCGTCGACGCCCTCGTGATCGGGCTCAACGCGACGTCGCCCGCCTACTCGATCGCCGCGGTCATCGGTCCGCTGGTCGTCATCGCCGGCGTGCACGCGCCGGGCATCATGCTGGCCTCGTTCGTGCCGATGCTGTTGATCGCGTCGGCCTTCTTCTACCTCAACAAGGTCGACAGCGACTGCGGGACGACGTTCAGCTGGGTCACCCGCGCGATGGGGCCGTGGGCCGGCTGGCTCGGCGGCTGGGCCATCACCATGACGGGCGTGCTCGTGGTCGGGTCACTGGCCGACGTGGGGGTCAGCTTCACGCTGCGGGGCTTCGGGCTCGACGACGACGCCGACACAGCGTGGCTCCGCCAGGGTCTGGCGGTCGTCCTGATCCTGGTCATGACGGCCATCTGCGTCGCGGGCACGGAGGGCTCCGCCAAGCTGCAGAACGTCCTGATCCTGGCGCAGGTCGTGTTCCTGCTGGTCTTCGCGGTGGCGGCGTTCTACCAGGTCTACGCCGATCAGAGCTCGCTCGAGTCGATCCGGCCGAGCCTCGACTGGCTCAACCCGTTCTCGGTCGGCGGCTCAGCGCTCACCTCGGGCCTGCTCCTCGGCGTGTTCATCTACTGGGGCTGGGAGTCGGCGGTCAACCTCACCGAGGAGACCAGCGGGTCGGCGTCGGCCCCCGGGCTCGCCGGCATCTGGTCGACCGTCATCCTGCTCGTCACGTACCTCGCCGTCGCCTTCGCGGTCGTCGCCTACGCAGGCACGCAGTTCCTGGTCGACAACGCCGATGAGGAGGAGTTCATCTTCCCGCTGCTGGCGACCGAGGTGCTGGGCCAGTGGGACTGGATCGTCTACTTCGCGGTCGCGACGTCCGCCATTGCGTCTACGCAGACCACGATCATCCCGGCGTCCCGCACGGCCCTGTCGATGGCGCGACGCGCGGCGCTGCCGAGCACCTTCGGGCACATCCACCCGCGCTTCCGCACGCCGGACGTCAGCACGTGGTGGGTCGCCGGCATCGCGATCGCCTGGTACCTCGTGGTCAACCAGCTCAGCGAGAACGCGCTGTTCGACTCGCTGTCGGCGCTGTCGCTGCTCATCGCGTTCTACTACGCCCTCACCGGCATCGCGTGCGCGGTCTACTACCGCCGGCACCTCACCGAGAGCGTCCGCAACTTCCTGCTGATCGGGCTCGGGCCGGTCGTGGGAGCGCTGCTGCTGATCTGGCTGCTGGTCGCCGCGGTGCGCGACCTGTCCGACCCGGCCAACTCGTACAGCGAGACGTCCTGGTTCGGCCTCGGCCCGCCGCTGGTCATCGGCATCGGGATCGCCGTGGCCGGAGTGGTGCTCATGGTGTGGTGGCGGTTCGTGTCGCCGCGGTTCTGGCTCGAACGTCCCGGGGTCGCCGATCCCGATCTCGTCCACGGCAAGGAGTCCTGA
- a CDS encoding exonuclease SbcCD subunit D has protein sequence MRILHTSDWHVGRTFHGHATLAALDEVATALVEVVREQHVDVVLVAGDVYDSSTPSAEAVDLLNSILLRVREAGAVVVITSGNHDSPARLGSMSAFAAAAGVHVVTTPAQITRPVTLTDEHGPVHVYGIPFLEPARLRHVWSDAPMRTQKDVVGRAMQLVRDDLAARGGRSVVLAHTFVQGVEGESCDSERDIVGTTVGGVDKVPVPTFDGVDYAALGHIHGRARLSEHVRYCGAPLHYSFSEAGKPRGGWLVDLDADGLADVTWVDLPVPRPLSVVTGTLDDLLADTSLDGVVDHWISAVLTDSTRPMDAMRRLQSRFPHCAHLEFRPGRVHDDGGRSYAELVRGKTDDALVDTFLTKVRNGEGSTDLEIELVRDVIAEREASASA, from the coding sequence ATGCGCATCCTGCACACCTCCGACTGGCACGTCGGACGCACGTTCCACGGCCACGCGACGCTCGCGGCCCTCGACGAGGTGGCAACCGCGCTGGTCGAGGTCGTGCGCGAGCAGCACGTCGACGTCGTCCTGGTGGCGGGCGACGTCTACGACTCGTCGACCCCGTCGGCCGAGGCCGTCGACCTGCTCAACTCGATCCTGCTGCGGGTGCGCGAGGCCGGTGCCGTCGTCGTCATCACGAGCGGCAACCACGACTCCCCCGCCCGCCTCGGCTCGATGTCGGCCTTCGCAGCCGCGGCCGGCGTCCACGTCGTGACCACCCCGGCGCAGATCACCCGACCCGTCACGCTGACCGACGAGCACGGGCCCGTCCACGTCTACGGCATCCCGTTCCTCGAGCCGGCCCGCCTGCGGCACGTGTGGTCCGACGCCCCCATGCGCACGCAGAAGGACGTCGTCGGCCGCGCCATGCAGCTCGTGCGCGACGACCTGGCGGCCCGCGGCGGACGCTCGGTGGTGCTGGCGCACACCTTCGTCCAGGGCGTCGAGGGCGAGTCGTGCGACTCCGAGCGCGACATCGTCGGCACCACGGTCGGCGGCGTCGACAAGGTGCCGGTGCCGACCTTCGACGGCGTCGACTACGCGGCGCTCGGCCACATCCACGGGCGGGCCCGGCTGTCCGAGCACGTCCGCTACTGCGGGGCACCGCTGCACTACTCGTTCTCCGAGGCCGGCAAGCCGCGCGGAGGGTGGCTCGTCGACCTCGACGCGGATGGTCTGGCCGACGTCACCTGGGTCGACCTGCCGGTGCCTCGTCCCCTCTCGGTCGTCACCGGCACGCTCGACGATCTGCTGGCCGACACGTCGCTCGACGGCGTGGTCGACCATTGGATCAGCGCGGTGCTGACCGACTCCACGCGACCGATGGACGCGATGCGCAGGCTGCAGTCGCGGTTCCCCCACTGCGCACACCTGGAGTTCAGGCCCGGTCGCGTGCACGACGACGGCGGGCGCAGCTATGCCGAGCTGGTGCGGGGCAAGACCGACGACGCGCTGGTCGACACCTTCTTGACCAAGGTCCGCAACGGCGAGGGCTCCACCGACCTCGAGATCGAGCTGGTGCGCGACGTCATCGCCGAGCGAGAGGCGAGTGCGTCGGCGTGA
- a CDS encoding universal stress protein: MAVVLGYDESPGAARALAAAIEVAAAFGERLVLVHGVGAPGGLGEEYTSHRQALETAGRTALASAVEAADDAGVPTTVELVDAKPHDALLRVADQHDARVIVVGTWGESPLRGAMLGSTPHKLLHLSTRPVLCVPADD, encoded by the coding sequence ATGGCAGTGGTGCTCGGATACGACGAGTCGCCCGGAGCGGCGCGCGCCCTCGCGGCGGCGATCGAGGTGGCTGCGGCCTTCGGCGAGCGTCTCGTGCTGGTGCACGGCGTCGGTGCGCCCGGAGGGCTGGGCGAGGAGTACACGAGCCACCGGCAGGCGCTCGAGACCGCTGGCCGCACGGCCCTGGCGTCGGCCGTCGAGGCCGCGGACGACGCCGGCGTGCCGACGACGGTCGAGCTCGTCGACGCCAAGCCGCACGACGCGCTCCTGCGGGTGGCCGATCAGCACGACGCCCGGGTCATCGTGGTCGGCACGTGGGGCGAGAGCCCGCTGCGGGGAGCGATGCTCGGGTCGACGCCGCACAAGCTACTGCACCTGTCGACGCGTCCTGTGCTCTGCGTCCCCGCGGACGACTGA
- a CDS encoding DUF6318 family protein, protein MRDGDGVPAGASGTSSRQYLQMRGGDDVPGCPQDGRRGLTELLLFRYFLVMRFGGIVLAAALTLGACSSDPAPREPEPSASTTTATPAVAVPTMPPQASEDSPEGAAAFVKHYVDVFNYAAATGDVEELRRLSAPSCEGCERYISLYEDTYKAGGYFKGGDWKIGDLKLQEDPNETFATTDVEVAPTTYLRNSTSSPTDGPTTRTTITFGVVGSSDSKSISQLALGEA, encoded by the coding sequence ATGCGCGACGGTGATGGCGTCCCCGCTGGCGCGTCAGGGACGTCATCACGTCAGTACCTGCAGATGCGCGGTGGGGATGACGTCCCCGGTTGTCCACAGGATGGGCGGCGGGGGCTGACAGAACTGCTGCTGTTTCGGTACTTTCTGGTCATGCGATTCGGGGGAATTGTTCTGGCTGCTGCATTGACCCTGGGTGCCTGCTCCTCGGACCCGGCACCCAGGGAGCCCGAGCCGAGCGCGTCGACCACCACCGCCACGCCCGCCGTCGCGGTACCGACGATGCCGCCCCAGGCGTCCGAGGACTCGCCCGAAGGTGCCGCGGCCTTCGTCAAGCACTACGTCGACGTCTTCAACTACGCGGCCGCGACCGGAGACGTCGAGGAGCTCCGCCGGCTCTCCGCCCCGAGCTGCGAGGGGTGCGAGCGATACATCTCGCTGTACGAGGACACCTACAAGGCCGGCGGCTACTTCAAGGGCGGCGACTGGAAGATCGGGGACCTCAAGCTGCAAGAGGATCCGAACGAAACCTTCGCGACGACGGACGTCGAGGTTGCCCCGACGACGTATCTCAGGAACTCCACAAGTAGCCCGACGGATGGTCCGACCACCCGCACAACGATCACGTTCGGAGTCGTCGGCAGCAGCGATTCGAAATCGATCTCGCAACTCGCTCTGGGGGAAGCCTGA
- a CDS encoding NAD(P)H-dependent oxidoreductase, which produces MSHLVLLLAHPRADSYCHAIAQRIGERLVDQGHEVRSHDLYAELFDPIMPAFEAHTSGAEIESTLAREDDPLVALHREELRQAEGLVVVHPNWWGMPPAILTGWINRVVVPGVAYRLAEATGHPEPLAPVQHLFVVNTSDTTDEREETLYGDPLASIWGRCVAPYLGGPQVTRRVLRPVSGASNEQRAVWLDDVEALTTTTFGATS; this is translated from the coding sequence ATGAGCCACCTCGTGCTGCTGCTCGCCCACCCACGGGCCGACAGCTACTGCCACGCCATCGCCCAGCGCATCGGCGAGCGGCTGGTCGACCAGGGGCACGAGGTGCGGTCGCACGACCTCTACGCCGAGCTGTTCGACCCCATCATGCCGGCGTTCGAGGCCCACACCAGCGGTGCCGAGATCGAGTCGACCCTCGCCCGAGAGGACGACCCACTCGTCGCGCTGCATCGCGAAGAGCTGCGCCAGGCCGAGGGGCTCGTCGTCGTGCACCCCAACTGGTGGGGCATGCCGCCGGCGATCCTGACCGGCTGGATCAACCGCGTCGTGGTGCCCGGGGTCGCGTACCGACTGGCCGAGGCCACCGGGCATCCCGAGCCTCTGGCACCCGTGCAGCACCTGTTCGTGGTCAACACCTCCGACACGACCGACGAGCGCGAGGAGACCCTCTACGGCGACCCGCTGGCCTCGATCTGGGGACGGTGCGTCGCGCCCTACCTGGGCGGTCCGCAGGTGACCCGGCGGGTGCTGCGTCCCGTCTCCGGCGCATCGAACGAGCAGCGGGCGGTGTGGCTCGACGACGTCGAGGCACTCACGACCACGACGTTCGGAGCGACCTCCTAG
- a CDS encoding cystathionine beta-synthase, translating to MPIADHIVDLIGNTPLVRLNSVTTAGSATVAAKIEYLNPGGSAKDRIAVKMVDAAEASGALKPGGTIVEPTSGNTGVGLALVAQQRGYKCIFVVPDKVSGDKVNTMKAYGAQVVVCPTAVPPEHPDSYYNVSDRLVRETEGAWKPDQYSNPAGPESHYETTGPEIWEATDGKVTHFVAGVGTGGTITGVGRYLKEMNPNVKVIGADPEGSVYSGGTGRPYLVEGVGEDFWPSAYDPSIPDQIIAVSDADSFDMTRRLAREEGLLVGGSCGMAAVAALQVAAEAGPDALVVVLLPDGGRGYLSKIFNDDWMSSYGFLRQPLDGTPHEMTVGDLLHSKTGGMPALVHTHPSETIRDAIEILREYNVSQMPVVGAEPPVVIGEVAGSVNERALISAVFEGRAQLTDPVSQHMEPALPLLGSGETLDDALAALSASDAVMVVEDGKPLGVLTRHDLLGVHV from the coding sequence ATGCCCATTGCAGACCACATCGTCGACCTGATCGGCAACACCCCGCTGGTCAGGTTGAACTCGGTGACCACCGCTGGATCAGCCACCGTCGCCGCCAAGATCGAGTACCTCAACCCGGGCGGCAGCGCCAAGGACCGCATCGCCGTCAAGATGGTCGACGCCGCCGAAGCCTCCGGTGCCCTCAAGCCCGGCGGGACGATCGTCGAGCCGACGTCCGGCAACACCGGTGTCGGCCTCGCGCTGGTCGCCCAGCAGCGCGGCTACAAGTGCATCTTCGTCGTCCCCGACAAGGTCAGCGGCGACAAGGTCAACACCATGAAGGCGTACGGCGCCCAGGTCGTCGTGTGCCCGACCGCCGTGCCGCCCGAGCACCCCGACAGCTACTACAACGTCTCCGACCGCCTCGTGCGCGAGACCGAAGGTGCCTGGAAGCCCGACCAGTACTCCAACCCCGCCGGCCCCGAGAGCCACTACGAGACCACCGGTCCCGAGATCTGGGAGGCCACCGACGGCAAGGTCACGCACTTCGTGGCCGGCGTCGGTACCGGCGGCACGATCACGGGTGTCGGGCGCTACCTCAAGGAGATGAACCCGAACGTCAAGGTCATCGGCGCCGACCCCGAGGGCTCCGTGTACTCCGGCGGCACCGGCCGTCCCTACCTCGTGGAAGGCGTCGGCGAGGACTTCTGGCCCAGCGCCTACGACCCGTCGATCCCCGACCAGATCATCGCCGTGTCCGACGCCGACTCGTTCGACATGACCCGTCGCCTGGCCCGCGAGGAGGGACTGCTCGTCGGCGGATCGTGCGGCATGGCTGCCGTCGCCGCCCTTCAGGTCGCCGCCGAGGCAGGCCCCGACGCGCTCGTGGTCGTGCTGCTGCCGGACGGCGGGCGCGGCTACCTCTCCAAGATCTTCAACGACGACTGGATGTCGTCCTACGGCTTCTTGCGCCAGCCCCTCGACGGCACGCCGCACGAGATGACGGTCGGCGACCTGCTGCACTCCAAGACCGGCGGCATGCCGGCGCTGGTGCACACCCACCCGTCGGAGACGATCCGCGACGCGATCGAGATCCTGCGCGAGTACAACGTCTCGCAGATGCCCGTCGTCGGTGCCGAGCCTCCGGTCGTCATCGGCGAGGTCGCGGGCAGCGTCAACGAGCGCGCGCTCATCAGCGCCGTGTTCGAGGGACGCGCGCAGCTGACCGATCCGGTCTCGCAGCACATGGAGCCCGCGCTGCCCCTGCTCGGCTCGGGCGAGACGCTCGACGACGCGCTGGCGGCACTCAGCGCCAGCGATGCCGTCATGGTCGTCGAGGACGGCAAGCCGCTCGGTGTCCTGACCCGTCACGACCTGCTGGGAGTCCACGTATGA
- a CDS encoding cystathionine gamma-synthase — MSTPFDKLKGHGFATRAIHAGYEPNAENGAVNVPIYASSTFAQDGVGGMRGGFEYARTGNPTRAALEANLAALEHGTYGRAFSSGMAATDCALRSLLRPGDHLVIPDDAYGGTFRLIDKVFSQWGITYTVAAVNDLDAIRAAVTDRTKAIWIETPTNPLLNVGDIPAIAEIASAAGATFVVDNTFASPYLQQPLTLGADVVLHSTTKYIGGHSDVVGGVLVTDDEELDSAFAFLQNGSGGVPGPFDAYLTMRGAKTLAVRMKQHCDNAEAVVDFLVGHPAIESVLYPGLPEHPGHKVAARQMSRFGGMVSVRLKDQQSALDFCARTELFTLAESLGGIESLIEHPGAMTHASTAGSQLEVPDDLVRLSVGIEDVADLIGDLEQALG; from the coding sequence ATGAGCACGCCTTTCGACAAGCTCAAGGGGCATGGCTTCGCCACCCGCGCGATCCACGCCGGCTACGAGCCGAATGCCGAGAACGGCGCCGTCAACGTGCCGATCTACGCGAGCTCGACGTTCGCCCAGGACGGCGTGGGCGGCATGCGCGGCGGCTTCGAGTACGCCCGCACCGGCAACCCCACGCGCGCGGCGCTCGAGGCCAACCTCGCGGCGCTCGAGCACGGCACGTACGGACGGGCGTTCAGCTCGGGCATGGCCGCCACCGACTGCGCGCTGCGGTCGCTGCTGCGTCCCGGCGACCACCTGGTCATCCCCGACGACGCCTACGGCGGCACGTTCCGGCTGATCGACAAGGTCTTCAGCCAGTGGGGCATCACGTACACCGTGGCCGCGGTCAACGACCTCGACGCGATCCGCGCCGCCGTCACCGACCGCACCAAGGCGATCTGGATCGAGACACCCACCAACCCGCTGCTCAACGTCGGCGACATCCCGGCCATCGCCGAGATCGCGTCGGCAGCCGGCGCGACGTTCGTCGTCGACAACACCTTCGCCTCGCCCTACCTGCAGCAGCCGCTGACCCTGGGAGCCGACGTCGTCCTGCACTCGACGACCAAGTACATCGGCGGTCACTCCGACGTCGTCGGCGGCGTGCTGGTGACAGACGACGAAGAGCTCGACTCCGCGTTCGCGTTCCTGCAGAACGGCTCGGGCGGCGTGCCCGGACCGTTCGACGCGTACCTCACGATGAGGGGTGCCAAGACCTTGGCCGTCCGCATGAAGCAGCACTGCGACAACGCCGAGGCGGTCGTCGACTTCCTGGTGGGCCACCCGGCGATCGAGTCGGTGCTCTACCCGGGCCTGCCCGAGCACCCCGGCCACAAGGTCGCGGCACGTCAGATGAGCCGCTTCGGCGGCATGGTGTCGGTGCGGCTCAAGGACCAGCAGTCGGCACTCGACTTCTGCGCCCGCACCGAGCTGTTCACCCTGGCCGAGAGCCTCGGCGGCATCGAGTCGCTGATCGAGCACCCCGGCGCCATGACGCACGCCTCGACCGCCGGCTCGCAGCTCGAGGTGCCGGACGACCTCGTGCGCCTGTCGGTCGGCATCGAGGACGTCGCCGATCTCATCGGCGACCTCGAGCAGGCGCTGGGCTGA
- a CDS encoding AAA family ATPase, with translation MKIHQVTMTGFGPYRDTETVDFDAFDDDGIFLITGRTGAGKTSILDAVTYALFGSIPRYEGGAGEKVRSDHIGPTDPCRVTVDLSTADGRFRVTRSPAYLRPKQRGTGTTTAPPTFELARLVGDAWEVVESKTGNAEVRIEEIVRLSAKQFQQVILLAQGQFQEFLVATSDKRRELLRMLFDTRRFADYSEALDARARLLGDRLAASSTAVTTYSTSLAGETQHELPDTVDTATGDGVEEWVDAIAHQHLDVLEQAVSRREAAGTVLEAARAAFDAARTTRERQDRRGQVLRRQADLELVRPEIDELRLRLGEARRAAQVWPRIEAAREARRAHDDAQHRHRAADEAFRRLMPDEATDPESLAASVQQWSELLGSLRDSADRERSLVGLADAVRAATAALTTFDEQVELDARARVYLRAERETLTTTLPALDERAAVLRDVEQTVATLRTRLAAAEAADRTAVEIDEARQRQLDAGREVTQASLRRDDLRARQRAGFAGVLAQGLEPDEPCPVCGSAAHPAPAVLAEGHVDDGDVEQAEADYVAAVRRSQKRDGEVEALNQRIVAEREAAGDETSVALQAMVDGAEAAVADATTAVAERALAQQTLDRLAADIDAASERIDSAQQRRTALVAAQAGAAATHDDAVRSLETARGDHDSVADRLAAVTSHVRAGRALLETTATLTESAEHVDAARQLLAAALVEHELADAAAAEAARLPPREQTALETRIADHDAETHSVASILASGDLHDLPADLVELDGPHDAFTAADAADKEALAAESTARQKQSTVDRLATQIREALSAAGALRDEHAVVHRLASTVRGQTPNTMKMALETFALAAELEEIVRAANARLVHMTGGRYEFLHSDALAGRGAQSGLALDVLDAFTGETRPPQSLSGGEKFQASLALALGLAEVLTNRAGGIRLDTLFIDEGFGSLDADTLETTMATLDDLREGGRTIGLISHVEAMKESIPAQLFVDRTDGGWSTIRTSRPA, from the coding sequence GTGAAGATCCACCAGGTCACCATGACGGGCTTCGGGCCCTACCGCGACACCGAGACGGTCGACTTCGACGCCTTCGACGACGACGGCATCTTCCTCATCACGGGTCGCACCGGTGCCGGCAAGACGTCGATCCTCGACGCCGTCACGTACGCCCTGTTCGGCAGCATCCCGCGCTACGAGGGCGGAGCGGGCGAGAAGGTGCGCAGCGACCACATCGGCCCCACCGACCCGTGCCGTGTCACGGTCGACCTCAGCACCGCCGACGGACGGTTTCGGGTCACCCGCAGCCCGGCGTACCTGCGGCCCAAGCAGCGCGGCACCGGCACGACCACGGCACCGCCGACCTTCGAGCTGGCCCGCCTGGTCGGCGACGCCTGGGAGGTCGTCGAGTCCAAGACCGGCAACGCCGAGGTGCGCATCGAGGAGATCGTACGGCTGTCGGCCAAGCAGTTCCAGCAGGTCATCCTGCTCGCGCAGGGGCAGTTCCAGGAGTTCCTGGTCGCCACGAGCGACAAGCGCCGCGAGCTGCTGCGCATGCTGTTCGACACGCGCCGCTTCGCCGACTACAGCGAGGCGCTCGACGCCCGTGCCCGCCTGCTCGGTGACCGGCTGGCCGCGTCGTCGACGGCCGTCACGACCTACAGCACCTCACTGGCCGGCGAGACCCAGCACGAGCTGCCCGACACGGTCGACACGGCCACCGGCGACGGGGTCGAGGAGTGGGTCGACGCGATCGCGCACCAGCACCTCGACGTCCTCGAGCAGGCCGTCTCGCGACGTGAGGCCGCCGGCACCGTGCTCGAGGCCGCGCGAGCAGCCTTCGACGCAGCGCGCACGACCCGCGAGCGTCAGGACCGGCGGGGCCAGGTGCTGCGCCGTCAGGCCGATCTCGAGCTCGTCCGCCCCGAGATCGACGAGCTGCGCCTGCGGCTGGGCGAGGCCCGGCGCGCCGCACAGGTGTGGCCCCGCATCGAGGCGGCTCGCGAGGCACGACGTGCCCACGACGACGCCCAGCACCGGCACCGCGCCGCCGACGAGGCCTTCCGCCGGCTGATGCCCGACGAGGCGACCGACCCTGAATCACTGGCCGCCTCGGTCCAGCAGTGGTCCGAGCTGCTCGGCTCGCTGCGCGACAGTGCCGATCGCGAGAGGTCTCTCGTGGGGCTGGCCGACGCGGTTCGCGCCGCCACCGCCGCACTGACGACATTCGATGAGCAGGTCGAGCTCGACGCCCGGGCACGGGTCTACCTGCGCGCCGAGCGCGAGACGCTCACGACGACGCTGCCGGCCCTCGACGAGCGTGCCGCCGTCCTGCGCGACGTCGAACAGACCGTCGCGACCCTGCGCACGCGTCTCGCAGCCGCCGAGGCGGCCGACCGCACCGCCGTCGAGATCGACGAGGCCCGTCAGCGTCAGCTCGACGCCGGACGCGAGGTCACGCAGGCCTCCCTGCGCCGCGACGACCTCCGGGCCCGTCAGCGAGCCGGTTTCGCGGGCGTCCTGGCCCAGGGCCTCGAGCCCGACGAGCCGTGTCCCGTCTGCGGGTCAGCGGCACACCCCGCGCCGGCGGTGCTGGCCGAGGGGCACGTCGACGACGGCGACGTCGAGCAGGCCGAGGCCGACTACGTCGCGGCCGTCCGCCGATCGCAGAAGCGCGACGGCGAGGTCGAGGCGCTGAACCAGCGGATCGTCGCCGAGCGGGAGGCCGCCGGCGACGAGACATCCGTCGCGCTGCAGGCGATGGTCGACGGGGCCGAAGCCGCCGTGGCCGACGCCACGACCGCTGTGGCCGAGCGGGCCCTCGCCCAGCAGACGCTCGACCGGCTGGCGGCCGACATCGACGCCGCCTCCGAACGCATCGACTCGGCCCAGCAGCGTCGCACGGCGCTCGTCGCCGCCCAGGCCGGTGCCGCTGCGACCCACGACGATGCCGTGCGATCGCTCGAGACAGCACGCGGCGACCACGACTCCGTGGCCGACCGGCTCGCGGCCGTCACCTCGCACGTCCGAGCCGGGCGCGCGCTGCTCGAGACCACCGCCACACTGACCGAGTCGGCCGAGCATGTCGACGCGGCCCGCCAGCTGCTCGCGGCCGCGCTCGTCGAGCACGAGCTCGCCGACGCTGCAGCGGCCGAGGCCGCCCGCCTGCCGCCTCGCGAGCAGACGGCGCTCGAGACCCGGATCGCCGATCACGACGCCGAGACCCACTCGGTCGCGTCGATCCTCGCGTCCGGCGACCTGCACGACCTGCCGGCCGATCTCGTCGAGCTCGACGGCCCCCACGATGCCTTCACGGCCGCCGACGCCGCCGACAAGGAGGCCCTCGCCGCCGAGTCGACCGCTCGGCAGAAGCAGTCGACCGTCGACCGGCTGGCCACCCAGATCCGCGAGGCGCTGTCGGCGGCCGGTGCGCTGCGCGACGAGCACGCTGTTGTCCACCGTCTCGCCAGCACGGTGCGTGGGCAGACCCCCAACACCATGAAGATGGCGCTCGAGACCTTCGCCCTGGCCGCCGAGCTCGAGGAGATCGTGCGGGCGGCCAACGCGCGTCTGGTGCACATGACGGGCGGTCGCTACGAGTTCCTGCACTCCGACGCCCTTGCCGGCCGCGGCGCGCAGTCGGGGCTGGCCCTCGACGTGCTCGACGCGTTCACCGGCGAGACCCGTCCGCCGCAGTCGCTGTCGGGCGGCGAGAAGTTCCAGGCCTCGCTGGCGCTGGCACTCGGCCTGGCCGAGGTGCTCACCAACCGTGCCGGCGGCATCCGGCTCGACACCCTGTTCATCGACGAGGGCTTCGGATCGCTCGACGCCGACACCCTCGAGACCACGATGGCCACGCTCGACGACCTGCGCGAGGGCGGCCGCACGATCGGCCTGATCAGCCACGTCGAGGCCATGAAGGAGTCGATCCCCGCGCAGCTGTTCGTCGACCGCACCGATGGCGGGTGGAGCACCATCAGGACGTCCCGCCCCGCGTGA
- a CDS encoding DUF998 domain-containing protein produces the protein MLTEVIVGLRASADYSFAGSTVSDLGNTACRQVRGDVLCSPWHAGMNVAFIWFGCTLIAGALMLGLRHLPGRLGTASVAMWCVSGAGSIGVGLFPVNAEPGVHGVVALPIFVAQPLAVLLGGLALRATRPGLARSAYVVTALSAVGAIGFGAVVGSDAATIGALERLALWPGYVWVSVVAVSVAVSVVRGDAEHRTRRQVQ, from the coding sequence ATCCTCACCGAGGTGATCGTGGGGCTGCGGGCCTCGGCCGACTACTCGTTCGCCGGCAGCACCGTCAGCGACCTCGGCAACACCGCCTGCCGGCAGGTGCGCGGCGACGTGCTCTGCTCGCCCTGGCACGCCGGGATGAACGTCGCCTTCATCTGGTTCGGCTGCACCCTGATCGCCGGCGCGCTGATGCTGGGCCTCCGGCACCTGCCCGGCCGGCTGGGCACGGCATCGGTGGCCATGTGGTGCGTGTCCGGCGCGGGGTCGATCGGCGTCGGTCTGTTCCCGGTCAACGCCGAGCCCGGCGTGCACGGCGTCGTCGCGCTGCCGATCTTCGTCGCCCAGCCGCTCGCGGTCCTGCTGGGCGGGCTGGCCCTGCGAGCCACCCGTCCTGGGCTGGCCCGATCCGCCTACGTCGTCACGGCGCTGTCGGCGGTCGGGGCGATCGGCTTCGGTGCCGTCGTCGGCTCCGACGCCGCGACGATCGGTGCCCTCGAGCGGCTGGCGCTGTGGCCGGGGTACGTCTGGGTGAGCGTCGTGGCCGTGTCGGTGGCCGTGTCAGTCGTCCGCGGGGACGCAGAGCACAGGACGCGTCGACAGGTGCAGTAG